One Pseudorasbora parva isolate DD20220531a chromosome 4, ASM2467924v1, whole genome shotgun sequence genomic region harbors:
- the LOC137073671 gene encoding B-cell receptor CD22-like, with protein sequence MLMSVRMAPPLPLIFLLMIHGVSSAGWRVSYSPSHICALKDSTVIMRCSYTYPTGHQIEKVFWTNTPVKDNVEPPDLSNDTQYSQRLQYLGDKQQNCTVRLSHVTLKDSHEYYFRFITNKGKWTGNPGVTLTVTDLQVESPERVTEGDSVRLTCKSSCTLTDRATFIWSRNSQPLTERRDGNNELLLQSVRREDAGRYSCAVHGHTHTSPDVHLNVMYPPRSVSVSISPSGVIVEGDSVTLSCSSDSNPPALNFSWFKGETIVGSGRIYSISNISSDDSGDYKCKSINEHGEKYSDAVTLNVMFWRVNHEDLPLSVHHGAGRNVIVITAASGGLFFIIFIIILFIMKKRRSAKPEDLSVKENDLYSGVSQRVSVHEEPLSEPDSANDAPYASVKPRRFRGKTPESRDTVEVQYATVQHHRKKEKKRAEESECQYDDIRVHQPDDAMR encoded by the exons ATGCTGATGTCGGTCAGAatggctcctcctcttcctctgatCTTTCTGCTCATGATTCACG GGGTTTCTAGTGCTGGTTGGCGTGTGAGTTACAGTCCTTCACACATCTGTGCACTAAAGGACTCAACAGTGATAATGAGATGCTCTTATACATACCCTACTGGACATCAGATCGAGAAAGTGTTCTGGACAAACACACCAGTAAAAGATAATGTAGAGCCTCCAGATCTGTCTAATGACACTCAATACAGTCAGAGGCTTCAGTATCTGGGAGATAAACAGCAGAACTGCACCGTCAGACTgagtcatgtgacactgaaggatTCACACGAGTACTATTTCAGATTCATCACTAATAAAGGGAAATGGACTGGTAATCCAGGAGTGACTCTTACTGTCACAG aTCTTCAGGTGGAGTCTCCTGAGAGAGTGACAGAGGGAGATTCAGTCCGTCTGACATGTAAAAGCAGCTGCACTCTGACTGACAGAGCAACATTCATCTGGTCCAGAAACTCACAGCCATTAACTGAGAGAAGAGACGGAAACAATGAACTCCTGCTGCAGTCAGTCAGAAGAGAGGATGCAGGCAGATATAGCTGTGCTGTACacggacacactcacacatcgCCTGATGTTCATCTCAATGTCATGT ATCCTCCCAGGAGCGTCTCAGTGTCCATCAGTCCATCTGGTGTAATAGTGGAGGGAGATTCAGTGACTCTGAGCTGCAGCAGTGATTCAAACCCTCCTGCTCTGAACTTCAGCTGGTTTAAAGGAGAAACGATTGTAGGATCTGGAAGAATCTACAGCATCTCAAACATCAGCTCTGATGACAGTGGAGATTACAAGTGCAAGTCCATCAATGAACATGGAGAGAAATACTCTGATGCTGTGACTCTAAATGTCATGT TTTGGAGAGTTAATCATGAGGATCTTCCTCTTTCAGTTCATCATGGTGCTGGTAGGAATGTGATCGTGATCACAGCGGCATCTGGAGGATTAttcttcatcatcttcatcatcatcctgTTTATAAT GAAGAAACGAAGGAGTGCTAAACCTGAAGATCTCTCAGTGAAAGAG AATGATCTCTATTCTGGCGTGTCTCAGAGAGTTTCAGTCCATGAAGAGCCTCTTTCTGAACCGGATTCAGCCAATGACGCTCCGTATGCCAGTGTGAAACCCAGAAGATTCAGAGGAAAAACTCCTGAATCCAGAGATACTGTGGAGGTCCAGTACGCAACTGTCCAACAtcacagaaagaaagagaagaagAGAGCAGAGGAGAGTGAATGTCAGTACGATGATATAAGAGTTCATCAGCCTGATGATGCCATGAGGTGA